DNA sequence from the Malus sylvestris chromosome 10, drMalSylv7.2, whole genome shotgun sequence genome:
atttggtatcgaattcgccatccacgagattcgaacctaagacctcttcaCTTTGAAGGGAATACCTGTAAGATTTTGCCATGTGTGTGAGTTTGCCACATCATTTCATctgtattatattaaataagaAATAGAATTATACATGTATTAGGagataattaatataattatttaTATCAAAATTTATTGGGAATAGAACTCTGAGAGAGTGGTTTAAGCCACTCACATtatatttgaccaaaaaaaaaagccacTCACAATATGGGATGACAGTTTTCCTTAATAGGAGGAAACTATCAATAGTTGGATATATATGGATTTGGTCTCTCCTCTCACAATCACGTTCAGTAAGAAGTTTTCCCTATTGAAACTGAACACCAATTGCAAAGAGGAGAAGGCTAATTCAAGAACCATTTACTATGAATTCATCAAGTAAGTTTTACAGATTGTTTCTATGGAGTCAATCCTGTATTTGATTGTGATGTTAATTGTAGTTCCTTGTATTTAATTTGTTTAGATCCTTGATTGAAAACTCCTACAATACcatcagaccgtagtactgagtggcatCAAGTCCAGATATTGTATATTACGTTTGATACAGTTAGCAGGTCAAATTGGTGAGGGTCATATAACAAACTGTCTAAAAACTGCACTAAGAATACAATTTAGCGTGTGATAAAACCATAATCTCATGAATgcttctatttattttttccatTGAAAGAAAAGATATAGAATACTTTGAGTTAAAAGGAAGACTTAGAATAAGGTTTGGTTGTTTCTGCCgttgtaaagaaaaaaaataagccTGCATGTCTAGCTACTTGAGCCAAAGTGATAATGGATACTAATTATTTCTTACCTCCGATCTTGTGCAAACAGAAAGAAGTAGAATACATCGAAAACTAGATGTTTTAATTTTCCAAAAGAAGTTTGTTCTCTGCCTCCAGGACCTCAGGTTCGTTTTCAGTTACCCTTTCTTTTCGTATAGTTTCTGAATTTTCTGCACAGCAGCACATGCCTTAATGCAACTAGCCAAGAGAACTGAGGCTTTAGCTGTCCAATCTGTTACTACTTTAGAACATAATATAAAAATCCAGAGTTGAAGTAGTATATATAGTATATCCTACGGGAAATTGGCCGTTCTAGTATGAATTCAAACATGCGGTGCCAAGATAGAAAACTTCTACCCTATGCTAAACTCGGTACTATCGACATCCACAATTTAGGTTTGTTTTCGGTCATTCTCTCCCCTCGTTCTTGCTCGTTGTTAGTGGACGTGACGGGATGTGACTGTTCTTCCAAAAATGCGTTTCAAGCAGTTCTGGAGAGTTGCTAGTCTGTATTTTATGTTGGCGGCTGTTTTGTTTGTCACTTCTTTGGCTCCTTGTACTCTAAtagtttgatttcttctttggTCTTTGTAGTGGGAGCAAGCATGATTAAGGAGGCAGTGGAGGATTAGCATAGATATTTGCaagtaaaacaaataaatactgTAGAATTTTTCTTGTCAATTAATTTCAATTTGTATGCTCTTCTTCCATATGTTATCTTATATTCATCATTGTTGAAACTTTTAGCTTCCTGTCTCCATTGCAGAAGAAAATTAGTTTTGTTCAAAATTGGCTCCTCAGTTCAGAATTTCGTCTTCCGTCTTTGAAATTCCGTATGATTGTAAACCCCTTTCACTTTCCTGTTCTTTCTTTATATTCATTGCATAAAGTTTATATGTATGTAACCCGATAATTTCTTGTACGTTATATCCGATGGTTGCTTCATATGTGGTGACTGTTTTCGTCAGTCCTCCCTAGTACACACAATTGTTGAAGATCAACACCAGCCCAATTAGTGTGTGGATTCTAGAAAATTCTAGCAAGTAATATTAAGGTGGTCGGtgcatgctagacaattctagcaagCTATTGTCGGTGAAGTGTTAAACtagaaaactctagcaaagtagCATCAATTTGAAAAAGCCAAGTCGGTTGACTTAggctagaataatctagaataATTATAGGTTATGGCTAGGATGAATTTGAGCCATGTTAACCGACTTAGTAAGTCGGCAAAGCTCActataaatatgtatgtatgtgtgttaTCAACCAACCAAGAAATCAAGAAGTAGTAGTAggcaaccaagtgagagtgagaagcaaGAATAGTCTTGTAGGAGTGTGAGTGATCTAGAGTTTGTCTCTAGAAAGTGAGTGAGTGTCATTGCTTCTAAAGTTGTGTTCTTGTGAGTGTTgtaatattgtgtgtgtgtgtgtaatacaagtaatttgtttacttgttttgtctctccaacacttgtgttagagttgtgtactctaaaTTTTCCCCCAACAATTGGCATCAGAGCGGTATGATCAAGGACCGTCTCTAGTGAAGCTTTCGAGAATCATGAGAAGTTTAGTACTTCACAAGATTGTTGACTAATCTTGTTCGGCTTATCGAAGCTCTGCCGACACAATGGGAGATCTTCAAGTTGTTGGAGGAATCAAGAAgcttaataacaaaaattacaatACATGGGCAACATGTATGGAGTCTTACCTACAAGGCCAAGATCTTTGGGATGTCGTCGGCGGTAATGAAGTTACACAGCCGGAAGAAGACACCAACGACACTTTGCGGAAGTGGAAGATCAAGGCAGGTAAGGTTATGTTTGCCTTAAAAACCACAGTTGAAGATGACATGTTAGAGCACATACGTAAGGCTAAGACACCAAAAGAAGCGTGGGATACCTTCGCCACATTCTTTTCAAAAAGGAATGATACAAGACTGCAGCTTCTCGAGAACGAGTTGTTATCGGTGGCCCAACGAGACATGACGATTGCCGAATATTTCCACAAGGTAAAGTCTATTTGCCGTGAAATTTCTGAGTTAGATCCTAGTGCTGCCATTGTAGAATTCAGgataaaaagaataattatCCATGGATTGAGACCCAAATATCGAGGCTTCGTTGCCGCTGTACAAGGATGGCCGACCCAACCATCACTTGTTGAGTTTGAGAATTTGCTTGCCGATCAAGAAGCTTTGGCAAAGCAAATGGGAGGGGTCTTGTTAAAAGGTGAAGAGGAAGCGCTTTACACCAAAAGTAAAGGCAGCTTCAAGTAGCGTGTTGGTGGTGGATCTAAAAGAAGTGGTGACAGGGAAAAAGGCCATCTAGTAGGAGGGAGTTCTCAGCTAAGAGGAGCTCCGAAATATCAAGGCAACTGTGGTCAGTCCCAGAATAATAAAAGATTTGAGGGCAAATGCTACAATTGTGGTAAGAAGGGTCACATGGCGAAGGATTGCTAGATCAAAAAGCCTGCAGAAAGTAACGTCGCAAACTCAGAGAAGAAAAGTGAAGATGATTGGGACGCCGTGTCATATCTAGCTATGGAGGAAGAATGGCATGCTGAAACATCTTCTTAGTGGTGCTTAGAAAATGAAATGTTGCCTGACTCGAGAGAGATTAAAGATACGTTGCAGGAGAAAATGGGAGACCAAGCTGCCCAAGTCCAATTGAGTCTAGATGAGCTCGAGGAATTGCTTGATGGTGACGATGTCAAGCAAGAAGTACCTAAGAGTCCTTGGCAAACTGGTGTGTATCAACAACTAGAAGAAGAAAGACCTAGTGAAGTGGAAGTATCAACTCCACAATCACAACTAAGGAGGTCAACGGGAATACCGAAGCCAAATCCCATATACGTCGACGCAGCTATAGTAGAAGAAGCAGTTGAAGCTGAGATGCGCAAAGAAGCATCACAGAATTTGGAATAGCGTAAAGCAAGGACAAGAG
Encoded proteins:
- the LOC126587471 gene encoding uncharacterized protein LOC126587471: MGDLQVVGGIKKLNNKNYNTWATCMESYLQGQDLWDVVGGNEVTQPEEDTNDTLRKWKIKAGKVMFALKTTVEDDMLEHIRKAKTPKEAWDTFATFFSKRNDTRLQLLENELLSVAQRDMTIAEYFHKVKSICREISELDPSAAIVEFRIKRIIIHGLRPKYRGFVAAVQGWPTQPSLVEFENLLADQEALAKQMGGVLLKGEEEALYTKSKGSFK